One window from the genome of Pungitius pungitius chromosome 14, fPunPun2.1, whole genome shotgun sequence encodes:
- the mtres1 gene encoding mitochondrial transcription rescue factor 1 isoform X1 has protein sequence MTGLSANMQSLVVQALAMRQLGQLNPRHLLAAGYGLRQTEWCPRTIHTRQLWGCAAIPALGCHRPALRGRDAVRGWSVHHLRFKSNKKKDAARMAEKEEEEEEEDDDKNDSEESDYEDEVGEDPNLPKEYKDMEKYVQSFRYDVIMRAGLDMARNKIEDAFYSNKLRLNGQKLLKKSKAVKAGDTLDLVLSENRETNTITLMRVVLQRDLGESSTTEKHKVAIRRWKSIELSKEEAIKT, from the exons TGACTGGGTTGAGTGCCAACATGCAGAGTTTGGTGGTGCAGGCGCTCGCCATGAGGCAGCTAGGACAGTTGAACCCCCGCCACCTGCTGGCTGCTGGATATGGACTGAGGCAGACCGAATGGTGTCCCAGGACCATCCACACACGCCAGCTGTGGGGCTGCGCCGCTATCCCCGCGCTCGGCTGTCACAGGCCAGCTCTCCGCGGCAGAGACGCTGTCAGAGGTTGGTCCGTCCACCATCTGAGGTTTAAAAGCAACAAGAAGAAAGATGCCGCAAGGAtggcagagaaggaggaggaggaggaagaagaagatgatgataaAAATGACTCTGAGGAAAGTGATTATGAAGATGAGGTGGGTGAGGACCCGAATCTACCAAAGGAATATAAAGACATGGAAAAATATGTGCAGTCCTTTCGTTATGATGTCATAATGAGAGCTGGCCTGGACATGGCACGCAA TAAAATTGAGGACGCCTTCTACAGCAACAAGCTCAGGCTGAACGGACAGAAACTCCTCAAGAAAAGCAAAGCG GTGAAAGCCGGGGACACCTTGGACCTGGTGCTGTCGGAGAACCGGGAAACAAACACTATCACTCTGATGAGGGTTGTCCTCCAGAGGGATTTGGGCGAATCCAGTACAACAGAAAAGCACAAGGTCGCCATAAGACGCTGGAAAAGTATAGAGCTTTCCAAAGAGGAGGCCATTAAGACATGA
- the mtres1 gene encoding mitochondrial transcription rescue factor 1 isoform X2, which produces MQSLVVQALAMRQLGQLNPRHLLAAGYGLRQTEWCPRTIHTRQLWGCAAIPALGCHRPALRGRDAVRGWSVHHLRFKSNKKKDAARMAEKEEEEEEEDDDKNDSEESDYEDEVGEDPNLPKEYKDMEKYVQSFRYDVIMRAGLDMARNKIEDAFYSNKLRLNGQKLLKKSKAVKAGDTLDLVLSENRETNTITLMRVVLQRDLGESSTTEKHKVAIRRWKSIELSKEEAIKT; this is translated from the exons ATGCAGAGTTTGGTGGTGCAGGCGCTCGCCATGAGGCAGCTAGGACAGTTGAACCCCCGCCACCTGCTGGCTGCTGGATATGGACTGAGGCAGACCGAATGGTGTCCCAGGACCATCCACACACGCCAGCTGTGGGGCTGCGCCGCTATCCCCGCGCTCGGCTGTCACAGGCCAGCTCTCCGCGGCAGAGACGCTGTCAGAGGTTGGTCCGTCCACCATCTGAGGTTTAAAAGCAACAAGAAGAAAGATGCCGCAAGGAtggcagagaaggaggaggaggaggaagaagaagatgatgataaAAATGACTCTGAGGAAAGTGATTATGAAGATGAGGTGGGTGAGGACCCGAATCTACCAAAGGAATATAAAGACATGGAAAAATATGTGCAGTCCTTTCGTTATGATGTCATAATGAGAGCTGGCCTGGACATGGCACGCAA TAAAATTGAGGACGCCTTCTACAGCAACAAGCTCAGGCTGAACGGACAGAAACTCCTCAAGAAAAGCAAAGCG GTGAAAGCCGGGGACACCTTGGACCTGGTGCTGTCGGAGAACCGGGAAACAAACACTATCACTCTGATGAGGGTTGTCCTCCAGAGGGATTTGGGCGAATCCAGTACAACAGAAAAGCACAAGGTCGCCATAAGACGCTGGAAAAGTATAGAGCTTTCCAAAGAGGAGGCCATTAAGACATGA